The genomic window ATGAGCAACATGACCAAGAGCTGCATAATGGTTGTTACCTTGAGACTTTTTAAGCATAAAGTAATCATTGAATGTTTTGTTGTTAAGTGAAACATTCCAAGCAGCGTTAATTAAGGCATAACGAAGTAATTTTGAACCTCTCTTTGACATTCTAGTGGTCTTGGCATTAAA from Proteiniborus ethanoligenes includes these protein-coding regions:
- a CDS encoding transposase — encoded protein: FNAKTTRMSKRGSKLLRYALINAAWNVSLNNKTFNDYFMLKKSQGNNHYAALGHVAHKLVRVIFKILKDNVAFNLD